Proteins encoded by one window of Pyrinomonadaceae bacterium:
- a CDS encoding FAD-dependent oxidoreductase, with the protein MHDVIIIGAGAAGLSAARWCDELGLDTLVLEQAEEVGGHNSCVISFAEYSS; encoded by the coding sequence ATGCATGACGTGATCATCATCGGTGCTGGCGCAGCCGGTCTGTCGGCGGCGCGTTGGTGCGACGAGCTGGGTCTCGACACGCTGGTGCTCGAGCAAGCCGAAGAAGTCGGCGGGCATAATTCTTGTGTGATATCGTTTGCGGAATACTCTTCTTAG
- the egtB gene encoding ergothioneine biosynthesis protein EgtB has product MASPIPQPAKFKPQSIAELYNSVRTRTLEIVAPLEIEDYVIQTAEFMSPPRWHIGHTSWFFETVLRKYQTGYKPYSEDFLFFFNSYYEGFGERIERQKRGTRSRPTVAETKTYRAHIDEQMTRFIESVSDRDDAQEILSIVRLGLEHEMQHQELLVYDIKHLLVDQFDAPMKPTPAAIDTVTGMVEIQGGLFELGYAARGSSPTVREGVDVFAWDNEKPQHKVFLQDFSIDRAPVSNGEYLEFMNAGGYKDFRWWHSAGWEKVNTENWMAPLYWEQQNGEWMIRDFGGLHPVAEKLNEPVSHVSFLEASAYAKWAGKRLPTEAEWEKAATQSPSSSAKQEFPWGDSPPDDSKANLFENGFWNPAPIGSFPEGQSVYGCQQMIGDVWEWTTSDYTPYPGFKSEFDEYNDKWFVGQKVLRGGSFATPRIHIRSTYRNFFYPHERWMIAGFRCAKDA; this is encoded by the coding sequence ATGGCTTCACCAATTCCACAGCCCGCGAAATTCAAACCGCAATCAATCGCGGAACTCTACAACTCCGTCCGTACGCGCACGTTGGAGATCGTCGCGCCGCTCGAGATTGAAGACTACGTCATTCAAACAGCGGAGTTCATGAGCCCCCCGCGCTGGCACATCGGCCACACGTCCTGGTTTTTCGAAACCGTCTTGCGGAAGTACCAAACGGGATACAAACCCTACTCGGAAGATTTTCTTTTCTTCTTCAATTCGTACTACGAAGGGTTCGGCGAGCGGATCGAACGTCAAAAGCGCGGCACTCGTTCGCGACCGACTGTTGCTGAAACGAAAACGTATCGCGCGCACATCGATGAACAGATGACGCGGTTCATCGAAAGCGTTTCGGATCGCGATGACGCGCAGGAAATTCTTTCGATCGTGCGCCTGGGACTTGAGCACGAGATGCAGCATCAGGAGCTGCTCGTCTATGACATCAAGCATCTGCTCGTCGATCAATTTGATGCGCCGATGAAACCTACGCCGGCCGCAATCGACACCGTAACAGGGATGGTAGAGATTCAAGGTGGCTTGTTCGAGTTGGGTTATGCGGCGCGGGGCAGTAGCCCGACCGTGAGGGAGGGCGTTGATGTCTTTGCCTGGGACAACGAGAAGCCGCAGCACAAAGTTTTCCTGCAAGACTTCTCGATCGATCGCGCGCCGGTTAGCAATGGCGAGTATCTCGAATTCATGAACGCCGGCGGCTACAAAGACTTTCGCTGGTGGCACTCAGCCGGCTGGGAGAAAGTGAACACCGAAAACTGGATGGCGCCGCTTTACTGGGAGCAGCAGAACGGCGAATGGATGATTCGAGATTTCGGGGGGCTTCATCCGGTCGCGGAGAAACTGAACGAACCCGTTTCGCACGTCAGCTTTTTAGAGGCTTCGGCTTATGCGAAGTGGGCGGGCAAACGCCTGCCCACGGAAGCTGAGTGGGAGAAGGCCGCAACGCAGTCTCCATCGTCAAGCGCGAAGCAAGAGTTTCCGTGGGGCGATTCGCCACCTGATGATTCGAAAGCGAATCTGTTCGAAAATGGATTCTGGAACCCGGCGCCGATCGGATCTTTTCCTGAAGGTCAAAGCGTTTACGGTTGTCAGCAGATGATCGGTGATGTTTGGGAGTGGACGACTTCAGATTACACGCCGTACCCGGGCTTCAAATCCGAATTCGACGAATACAATGACAAGTGGTTTGTCGGTCAGAAGGTTCTGCGCGGGGGCTCGTTCGCCACACCGCGGATTCACATTCGCTCGACGTACCGAAACTTTTTCTATCCGCACGAACGCTGGATGATCGCCGGATTTAGGTGTGCCAAGGACGCATGA
- a CDS encoding PDZ domain-containing protein has product MNKRKPFFTGATLLILALAFSASAQDQPLKIDYRLGMSQPSSHLFEVTIEVRLPDTAKPDSLDFQMAKWSPGRYAVFDFAKNVQEFRALLGICPETADCTQPDAPVTRVDDQTWRVSLRNTHSATITYKVFGNDLSGTFSQLDSRHANFNGGSIFMYIVNHKQDPVSLSINPPSGWRIVNGRIEKRDQRQWHFPNWDVMIDTPTEIAPDWTQDTFTVDGKQYHVVLHAFGKHGNKRPALVRDIEKIVRAEIAMWGPPELDSYTFLIHFANDGHSGDGMEHLTSTQIIQPGELSDPEQYGGALATAAHEFFHVWNVKRLRPIELGPWDFTRPLHTRGLWIAEGVTNYYGHLMMRRAGLWNDTRVLKTFADQISEVDNAPGSKLMSAEESSLSAPFIDDAPHAQETNLANTAISYYPKGEIIGLVLDLLIRGKTKGKASLDDVMRRMYEDFYLKSSNSSYYLRGRGFRNEDFEKTVSDVAGTDMSDFFRRYVRAVETPPYEEAFAQVGLKFVREPRGPVTVGIAPDEGDKANFKIASVRPGSPAATAGLEEGDVITSFGGVKLMPANFLKTIGRYKPGDRVPVVLQRGGKVLRLTIALGEPMLFNYRIEENPNASAEAKALRAAWLSGK; this is encoded by the coding sequence ATGAACAAACGTAAACCATTCTTTACGGGCGCGACGCTTCTAATCCTGGCACTGGCATTCTCAGCTTCGGCGCAGGACCAGCCGCTGAAGATTGATTACCGGTTGGGCATGTCCCAGCCCAGCTCGCACTTATTTGAAGTCACAATCGAAGTGCGACTGCCTGACACTGCAAAACCTGATTCATTGGATTTTCAAATGGCGAAGTGGTCGCCGGGCCGTTACGCGGTGTTCGATTTCGCCAAGAATGTTCAGGAATTCCGCGCCCTCCTCGGCATTTGTCCGGAAACCGCGGATTGCACGCAGCCTGACGCCCCGGTCACTCGAGTGGATGACCAAACCTGGCGAGTGTCGTTGCGCAATACGCACAGCGCCACAATCACTTACAAAGTCTTCGGGAACGATTTGTCCGGAACGTTCTCACAACTTGATTCGCGTCACGCGAATTTCAACGGCGGCTCGATCTTCATGTACATCGTGAATCACAAACAGGATCCGGTTAGCCTCTCGATTAACCCGCCATCAGGGTGGCGCATCGTCAATGGCCGGATCGAGAAACGAGATCAGCGCCAATGGCACTTTCCCAACTGGGACGTAATGATCGACACGCCGACTGAGATCGCGCCGGATTGGACGCAAGACACTTTTACGGTCGACGGCAAGCAGTATCACGTCGTGCTTCACGCATTCGGCAAACACGGAAATAAGCGGCCGGCGTTGGTGCGGGACATCGAGAAAATTGTCCGCGCAGAGATCGCGATGTGGGGACCACCGGAGTTGGATTCGTACACGTTTCTAATTCACTTCGCGAACGATGGCCATTCGGGTGACGGCATGGAACATCTGACGTCAACGCAGATTATTCAGCCGGGCGAACTCAGCGATCCGGAGCAATACGGCGGCGCGCTCGCCACCGCCGCGCACGAATTCTTTCATGTGTGGAACGTAAAGCGTTTGCGGCCGATCGAGCTTGGGCCCTGGGATTTCACGCGGCCGTTGCATACACGCGGACTCTGGATCGCCGAAGGCGTCACAAATTACTACGGTCACCTGATGATGCGGCGCGCGGGTTTGTGGAACGACACCAGGGTTTTGAAGACCTTCGCGGATCAGATCAGTGAAGTGGATAACGCGCCGGGCAGTAAGTTAATGAGCGCGGAAGAATCTTCGCTGTCAGCGCCGTTCATCGACGACGCGCCGCACGCGCAGGAGACTAATCTCGCGAACACGGCAATCAGCTACTACCCGAAAGGTGAAATCATCGGCCTCGTGCTCGACCTCCTAATTCGTGGAAAGACAAAAGGCAAAGCGTCCCTCGACGATGTGATGCGGCGGATGTACGAAGACTTTTATTTGAAGAGTTCGAACAGTAGTTATTACCTGCGCGGTCGTGGGTTCCGCAATGAAGACTTTGAAAAAACGGTCTCTGATGTCGCCGGCACTGACATGAGCGACTTCTTTCGCCGTTATGTCCGGGCCGTGGAAACGCCTCCGTACGAAGAAGCGTTCGCGCAGGTTGGTTTGAAATTTGTTCGTGAACCGCGCGGGCCGGTCACCGTGGGCATCGCTCCAGATGAAGGCGACAAAGCCAATTTCAAGATCGCGAGTGTGCGACCAGGCTCTCCAGCGGCGACCGCCGGTTTGGAAGAAGGTGACGTGATTACGTCATTCGGCGGAGTAAAACTTATGCCGGCGAACTTCTTGAAAACAATCGGCCGTTACAAACCCGGCGATCGGGTGCCGGTAGTTCTGCAACGCGGCGGCAAAGTACTCCGGCTTACGATCGCGTTGGGCGAGCCGATGCTCTTCAATTATCGAATTGAAGAGAACCCGAACGCATCGGCCGAAGCGAAGGCGTTGCGTGCGGCGTGGTTGAGCGGGAAGTAA
- a CDS encoding SIR2 family protein encodes MKRVHNLEAELRNTVSDRRAVIVIGSGVSIAASVDSVSGMPHPQASWTGLLVNGLEWLRDHKLIDTDVAEAQLKLLSKNPPTHRYLSAAEDVMTGMGGAKSQHFARWLKETVGTIRPHDRGVLDALESLHQRGNRLATTNYDGLLLGDSDQRTPITWKDREAFLSAARGDDPQAVLFLHGYWRKPESVVLDWKSYDEIARDEHYRNDLSAFWKMTTWVYVGCGMSGLSDPDFGLLLERHGARARNVGHYDFCLVRQHDRAEFQAYFDNHNYNICAIAFGYEHRDLPLYLHSLLPSPISIDADTDPESASLTKQRSIPKPPALYAEPDYIGSHKFVGRTAELQTLDDWARPADQTNLLLFEAIGGNGKSMLTWEWTTNPNYAPAMRNWAGRFWYSFYEKGAVMADFCRRALAYMTGRPLGELEKKRTPELAEDLLAQLHGQPWLLVLDGLERVLVAYHRIDAAEVPDEEANAPTDKVLTRDPCDTIRDEDGDLLRSLAAAFPSKVLISSRLTPRVLLNPSGQPIGGAKRITLPGLRPADAEQLLRSCEITGDSARIREYLTQNCDNHPLVIGVLAGLINSPGSNRGNFDGWLTDPTQKGGARLDLGKLNLIQRRNHILRVALDALPEDSRKLLSTLALLSESVEYDTLAALNPHLPPMPSKPVHPDEIEFWQYESPDEEESEWQRKEYDTVIARWEQYEKALKAWHDSPRVRNAPQKLLDTVKDLEERGLLQYDRRTRRHDLHPVVRAVAATSLAMEDKQSCGQRVIDYFSSLPHSPYDQASTLEDVAAGLQLVRTLVKVERFEAAADVFCGDLSNALIFNLEAYVEVLALLKSFFPTGWNELPRLLDGREAYLANNAALALSYCGEFGAALAVEGTVLNWELTVENWRELNNVLYNMSRSFAGFNLLSKALRADAIMLEFADSRNDKESLFLCRLALYADQSRVGYWQDASKTWRLLDQMGRKWRRPAYRQGRAEYRFAQSQFWQGSLKQNHIDEATRLAELDSERITLRDLHRLCGTWRLEMGDWALAASRFHEAVSMAREKRLTDEESEAGLALAKFHLGQFSKIEARHEAARLASQRNPNHRFVAMLWHLIENPEEAEKHALAAYKWAWSDGEPYVNRYELTKTAELLTSMKVPIPVLSPYDPSKNQPFIWEPAVREAIDKLRAKKKTRRPRKH; translated from the coding sequence ATGAAACGTGTCCATAACCTGGAAGCTGAGTTACGCAATACGGTAAGCGACCGCCGCGCCGTTATCGTCATAGGTAGTGGAGTGTCGATAGCGGCGAGTGTTGATTCGGTTAGCGGCATGCCGCACCCACAAGCTTCATGGACTGGCCTTTTGGTGAATGGATTAGAGTGGCTTCGAGATCACAAACTGATCGACACCGACGTCGCAGAAGCTCAATTAAAACTGCTGTCGAAAAACCCGCCAACCCATCGATACCTCTCGGCTGCTGAAGATGTGATGACTGGTATGGGCGGCGCCAAGTCGCAGCACTTCGCCCGGTGGCTGAAAGAAACCGTTGGCACAATTCGACCTCACGATCGCGGTGTCCTCGATGCTTTGGAATCTCTCCATCAGCGGGGCAACCGGCTGGCGACGACCAACTATGACGGTCTCTTGCTCGGCGACTCAGATCAGCGAACGCCTATTACCTGGAAGGACCGCGAGGCTTTTCTGTCGGCAGCGCGAGGCGACGATCCGCAAGCAGTTCTATTCCTTCACGGTTATTGGCGAAAACCTGAATCGGTGGTTCTAGATTGGAAGTCTTACGACGAAATCGCGCGAGACGAACATTATCGGAACGATTTATCCGCGTTTTGGAAGATGACCACCTGGGTCTATGTCGGGTGCGGGATGAGCGGTCTAAGCGATCCGGATTTCGGTTTGCTTTTGGAACGGCACGGAGCTCGAGCCCGCAACGTCGGCCACTATGACTTTTGCCTTGTTCGTCAGCATGACAGAGCCGAGTTCCAAGCATACTTCGATAATCACAATTACAACATATGTGCGATAGCATTCGGTTACGAGCACCGCGACCTTCCACTATATCTTCACTCATTATTGCCGAGCCCGATTTCAATTGATGCCGATACGGATCCTGAAAGCGCAAGTCTCACTAAACAACGGTCTATTCCTAAGCCTCCGGCGCTTTACGCTGAACCCGATTACATCGGTTCACATAAATTTGTGGGCCGTACGGCCGAACTACAAACGCTTGATGATTGGGCTAGGCCGGCAGATCAAACCAATCTGCTGCTCTTCGAAGCGATAGGCGGCAATGGCAAGAGCATGCTGACGTGGGAGTGGACCACCAATCCTAATTACGCTCCTGCTATGCGCAATTGGGCAGGACGCTTTTGGTATTCGTTCTATGAAAAGGGCGCCGTGATGGCGGATTTTTGTCGCCGCGCACTAGCATACATGACTGGTCGTCCGCTGGGAGAGCTAGAAAAAAAGAGAACGCCAGAGTTGGCGGAAGATCTCCTCGCCCAGTTGCATGGACAACCATGGCTTCTGGTCCTGGATGGGCTCGAACGCGTGCTTGTGGCCTACCATCGTATTGACGCCGCCGAAGTTCCGGATGAGGAGGCGAACGCACCCACTGATAAAGTTCTCACCCGCGACCCCTGCGACACAATTCGCGACGAGGATGGCGACTTGCTACGGTCCTTGGCCGCCGCCTTTCCGTCAAAGGTACTTATTAGTTCTCGGTTGACTCCGCGTGTCCTTTTGAATCCGTCCGGGCAGCCAATCGGTGGCGCCAAGCGGATCACGCTTCCGGGTTTGCGCCCAGCAGATGCAGAACAACTGCTCCGATCATGCGAAATTACCGGAGATTCGGCTCGAATCCGAGAATATCTGACGCAGAACTGCGACAACCACCCGCTCGTGATCGGTGTACTGGCAGGGCTCATTAACTCCCCCGGATCGAATCGCGGAAATTTTGACGGGTGGCTGACCGACCCGACTCAAAAGGGTGGCGCAAGGCTCGATCTCGGAAAGCTTAACCTTATCCAGCGCCGAAACCACATTCTTCGTGTGGCTCTCGATGCTCTACCCGAAGACAGCCGCAAACTTCTCTCAACCTTAGCGCTTCTTTCTGAATCGGTGGAATACGACACTCTCGCGGCGCTAAATCCGCACTTGCCGCCAATGCCCAGCAAACCAGTTCATCCTGATGAAATTGAGTTCTGGCAATACGAATCGCCTGATGAAGAGGAATCTGAATGGCAGCGGAAGGAATACGACACAGTCATCGCACGATGGGAGCAGTACGAAAAAGCGCTGAAGGCGTGGCACGATTCGCCGAGAGTCCGCAATGCGCCACAGAAGCTGCTGGATACGGTAAAGGACCTGGAGGAGCGCGGCCTACTGCAGTACGACCGACGCACGCGCCGACATGATTTGCATCCTGTGGTGCGGGCCGTTGCTGCGACGAGCTTAGCGATGGAAGACAAGCAAAGTTGTGGTCAGCGGGTAATCGACTATTTCTCAAGTCTGCCGCACAGCCCGTACGATCAAGCTTCCACCCTTGAGGACGTCGCTGCGGGCCTCCAGCTCGTTAGGACGCTGGTGAAAGTCGAGCGATTTGAGGCGGCAGCAGACGTGTTTTGTGGCGATTTATCAAACGCTCTAATTTTTAACCTTGAAGCATACGTGGAAGTACTCGCATTGTTGAAGTCCTTCTTCCCAACGGGGTGGAATGAGTTGCCGCGACTGCTTGACGGAAGAGAAGCGTATCTCGCAAATAACGCCGCGCTTGCTCTGTCTTACTGCGGCGAATTCGGCGCGGCTCTCGCTGTCGAGGGCACAGTCCTGAATTGGGAGTTGACAGTCGAAAATTGGAGGGAACTAAACAACGTCTTATACAACATGTCGCGCTCCTTCGCTGGCTTCAATCTTTTGTCGAAAGCGCTGCGCGCTGATGCGATCATGCTCGAATTCGCAGATTCGAGGAATGACAAAGAGAGCTTGTTCTTATGCAGGCTTGCTCTTTACGCCGATCAGTCCCGCGTAGGTTATTGGCAGGACGCGTCAAAAACCTGGCGATTGCTTGACCAAATGGGAAGGAAATGGCGTCGCCCCGCGTATCGACAAGGTCGGGCGGAGTACCGTTTTGCGCAATCGCAGTTCTGGCAGGGCTCTTTGAAGCAGAACCATATTGATGAAGCTACTAGACTCGCCGAGCTGGACAGTGAGCGTATTACGCTTCGCGACCTTCACAGACTGTGCGGAACCTGGCGATTGGAGATGGGTGATTGGGCGCTGGCGGCATCGCGGTTTCATGAAGCGGTGAGTATGGCTCGCGAGAAACGGTTGACAGATGAAGAGTCGGAAGCCGGCCTCGCGTTAGCCAAGTTTCATCTCGGTCAGTTTAGCAAGATCGAGGCCCGGCACGAGGCGGCGCGGTTGGCGAGTCAGCGCAACCCTAATCACCGATTTGTAGCGATGCTGTGGCACCTGATTGAGAACCCTGAAGAGGCAGAAAAGCATGCGCTCGCCGCTTACAAATGGGCGTGGTCGGACGGAGAGCCCTACGTGAACCGCTACGAACTTACCAAAACCGCAGAATTGCTCACGAGCATGAAGGTGCCAATTCCTGTTCTCTCACCGTATGACCCAAGCAAGAACCAACCATTCATTTGGGAACCTGCCGTCCGCGAGGCGATTGATAAGTTGCGCGCAAAGAAAAAGACCCGGCGCCCTCGGAAGCACTAA
- a CDS encoding L,D-transpeptidase, with the protein MKSPRTIALLLTLCALAATACNSEASQPITRTEPTTTQIQPASLVSDTSTNSGDVATTESPAEPTMLPGPNAVPKDTRIVVNIPAFRMDVFKDGVLLKSYKVGIGYPEYPLPRGLRKAETIIFNPTWTPPNEPWVANPGVVVPAGSKANPLGPIKVPIGAPSLIHGGKALSKIGTFASHGCVGMTNEQVKDFAKVLADASGTELSTDKMNSWLKRPSRTQALKLAQIVPVELRYETIVVEDGKVRIYRDVYGQKTNTEESLRAVLDAHGISLDGMSETEKSQVLEVLNIVSRNPKKQPTPAPSVTPTQTVEEKRAAAAARKAEAERLRKLRSQKEFAIDIASLAGKGYPAAMNLNDGKPLVAAAK; encoded by the coding sequence ATGAAATCGCCCCGCACAATTGCCCTGCTACTGACACTCTGCGCGCTGGCCGCGACCGCTTGTAATAGCGAAGCGTCGCAGCCGATAACGCGCACCGAGCCAACGACTACTCAGATTCAACCGGCGTCGCTGGTAAGCGACACTTCAACCAATAGCGGCGATGTCGCGACCACCGAATCTCCGGCTGAGCCAACGATGCTGCCGGGGCCGAACGCGGTCCCGAAAGACACGCGCATCGTCGTTAACATTCCGGCCTTCCGGATGGATGTGTTCAAAGACGGCGTGCTGTTGAAGTCTTACAAAGTCGGCATCGGCTATCCCGAATATCCTCTGCCGCGTGGTTTGCGTAAGGCTGAGACGATCATTTTCAATCCGACCTGGACGCCGCCCAACGAACCCTGGGTCGCGAATCCGGGCGTCGTTGTTCCCGCAGGCAGCAAAGCGAATCCGCTCGGGCCGATTAAGGTTCCCATTGGTGCGCCGTCATTGATTCACGGCGGCAAGGCGCTCTCAAAGATTGGTACGTTTGCTTCGCACGGCTGCGTTGGCATGACGAATGAGCAAGTGAAGGACTTCGCGAAAGTTTTGGCGGATGCTTCCGGAACCGAATTATCAACCGACAAGATGAACTCGTGGTTAAAACGACCGAGCCGCACACAGGCCCTAAAGCTCGCCCAGATCGTTCCGGTGGAGTTGCGGTATGAAACGATCGTCGTTGAAGACGGTAAGGTGCGCATCTATCGCGACGTTTATGGACAAAAGACAAACACCGAAGAGAGCCTGCGCGCGGTGCTCGACGCACACGGAATCAGTCTTGACGGAATGAGCGAGACTGAGAAATCGCAGGTGCTCGAGGTTCTGAACATCGTTTCCCGCAACCCGAAGAAACAACCGACGCCGGCGCCTTCCGTGACGCCTACTCAAACTGTTGAGGAGAAGCGTGCCGCCGCCGCCGCGCGCAAAGCGGAAGCTGAGCGACTTCGGAAGCTGCGCAGTCAAAAGGAATTCGCGATCGACATCGCCTCGCTGGCCGGCAAGGGTTATCCCGCCGCAATGAATCTTAATGACGGTAAGCCTCTGGTCGCGGCCGCGAAATAA
- a CDS encoding FAD-dependent oxidoreductase: MHDVIIIGAGAAGLSAARWCDELGLDTLVLEQAEEVGGQLLSVHNPVENYLGVRAQNGRELRDLFVEQTKDCDFDLWTNVEIESVDLKARRVVLRSGEELQSIAMIIATGLRRRRLGLPGEAEFAGRGIIETAARDREQLTGKDVCVIGGGDAAAENALLLSEVCPTVTLVHRGRKMRARREFAEQLHTNHCVTVFPESVVRRIIGNDRVEAVEIERGGAIKPFQMAVQGVLIRIGWEPNTDFMRGQLELDADGYVVVKHHQETSVANVFAVGDVANPLAPTIAGAVGHGATAAKVISERLKPRAV; encoded by the coding sequence ATGCATGACGTGATCATCATCGGTGCTGGCGCAGCCGGTCTGTCGGCGGCGCGTTGGTGCGACGAGCTGGGTCTCGACACGCTGGTGCTCGAGCAAGCCGAAGAAGTCGGCGGGCAGCTTCTTTCGGTTCACAACCCGGTCGAAAACTATCTCGGCGTGCGCGCGCAGAACGGGCGCGAGCTGCGTGATTTGTTTGTCGAGCAGACGAAGGACTGTGACTTCGATCTATGGACGAATGTCGAGATCGAAAGCGTCGATTTGAAAGCCAGACGGGTTGTACTGAGAAGCGGTGAAGAGCTGCAATCGATTGCGATGATCATCGCGACCGGTTTGCGGCGACGCCGGCTCGGACTGCCGGGCGAAGCGGAATTCGCGGGTCGCGGCATCATCGAAACAGCTGCGCGCGATCGTGAACAGTTAACCGGCAAAGATGTCTGCGTCATCGGCGGAGGAGATGCCGCGGCCGAAAACGCTCTGTTGCTGTCGGAAGTTTGCCCGACGGTCACGCTGGTTCATCGCGGCCGGAAAATGCGCGCGCGCCGCGAATTTGCCGAACAGCTTCACACCAATCATTGCGTGACGGTGTTTCCTGAGTCTGTCGTCCGACGCATCATCGGCAACGACCGTGTAGAGGCGGTCGAGATCGAACGGGGCGGCGCCATCAAACCTTTTCAGATGGCGGTGCAGGGCGTGCTGATCAGAATCGGCTGGGAGCCGAACACGGATTTTATGCGCGGACAGTTGGAATTAGACGCCGATGGTTACGTAGTCGTGAAGCATCACCAGGAGACGAGCGTCGCCAATGTATTCGCAGTCGGCGACGTCGCGAATCCTTTGGCACCGACGATTGCCGGCGCGGTTGGCCACGGGGCGACGGCGGCAAAAGTGATTTCGGAGAGATTAAAGCCTCGGGCTGTTTAG
- the selD gene encoding selenide, water dikinase SelD, with translation MAPAVLAQVLSGLEKQPNDPNLLVGFDKADDAGVYRLRDDLALVQTLDFFTPIVDDPFDYGRIAALNSINDVWAMGGTPITALAITCFPKKGVDFSILQEIMRGGLSVLTENKVALIGGHSVDNEQIMFGYSVTGVIDPNHVATNAGARPGDVIILTKPIGTGVISTGIKRAKASPEIVEESVATMLTPGKHAAEAIAKFDVKGATDVTGFALLGHAWEMACASNVTIEIDSSRVPLINGALELVAAGMLTGADKTNREYVGEDVSFVDGLDPNLMKLFYDPQTAGGLLLAISEDKAEGLLTELRRNYPYANIIARVLERNPIAIIIK, from the coding sequence CTGGCGCCTGCCGTCCTCGCTCAGGTGTTGAGCGGGCTTGAGAAACAACCTAACGATCCGAATCTGCTGGTCGGTTTCGACAAAGCGGACGACGCCGGAGTGTATCGACTGCGCGACGATCTCGCGCTCGTGCAGACGCTCGATTTCTTTACCCCGATTGTTGACGACCCGTTCGATTACGGCCGCATCGCCGCGCTGAATTCGATCAACGACGTGTGGGCCATGGGCGGAACGCCGATAACGGCGCTGGCGATCACGTGCTTTCCCAAAAAAGGCGTCGATTTTTCGATCCTGCAGGAGATTATGCGCGGCGGTTTGTCGGTTTTGACTGAGAACAAAGTCGCGCTGATCGGCGGTCACAGCGTCGATAACGAACAGATCATGTTCGGCTATTCAGTCACCGGAGTGATCGATCCGAACCATGTAGCAACCAATGCCGGAGCGCGGCCTGGCGATGTGATTATTCTGACCAAACCGATCGGCACCGGAGTGATCTCGACCGGCATCAAACGGGCAAAGGCTTCGCCGGAAATCGTCGAAGAATCAGTCGCGACAATGTTGACGCCGGGCAAGCACGCCGCCGAAGCGATTGCCAAATTCGATGTTAAGGGCGCGACTGATGTCACCGGGTTCGCTTTGCTCGGTCATGCGTGGGAGATGGCTTGCGCCAGCAACGTAACGATCGAGATTGATTCCAGTCGAGTGCCTTTAATCAATGGCGCGCTGGAATTGGTTGCCGCGGGGATGCTGACGGGGGCAGATAAAACAAACCGTGAGTATGTGGGCGAAGATGTTTCGTTCGTCGACGGTCTCGATCCAAATTTGATGAAGTTGTTTTATGATCCACAAACGGCCGGCGGATTGTTGCTGGCGATTTCGGAAGACAAGGCTGAAGGCTTATTGACCGAACTGCGCCGCAATTACCCGTACGCAAACATTATTGCGCGAGTGCTTGAGCGCAACCCGATTGCGATTATCATCAAATAG